The Streptomyces sp. Je 1-332 genome has a window encoding:
- a CDS encoding TetR/AcrR family transcriptional regulator, with product MGRPKQFDPDAAVERAMDVFWRKGYAATTPQDLVDALGIGKGSLYNTFGSKHALFERALRRYRDSQAAALVEMLEGSGPVKERVREALLLLVEMDLADPDRRGCMAVNTAAELAGTDEVAADLVRRMLDRTEEAFSALLEKGQRAGEISSTRDARAIGSQLLATVVGLRLMARVAEGPERLGRVIDATVDSL from the coding sequence ATGGGGAGGCCGAAGCAGTTCGATCCAGATGCCGCCGTCGAGCGGGCCATGGACGTGTTCTGGCGCAAGGGGTATGCCGCCACCACGCCTCAGGATCTCGTGGACGCGCTCGGCATCGGCAAAGGTAGTCTCTACAACACCTTCGGCAGCAAACACGCCCTGTTCGAGCGGGCGTTGCGTCGCTACCGCGACAGTCAGGCCGCTGCTCTGGTCGAGATGCTCGAGGGGTCGGGGCCCGTGAAGGAGCGGGTGCGCGAGGCTCTGTTGCTGCTCGTCGAGATGGACCTCGCCGACCCGGACCGGCGCGGCTGCATGGCGGTGAACACCGCCGCGGAGCTGGCCGGGACGGACGAGGTGGCGGCCGACCTTGTCCGGCGCATGCTGGACCGCACCGAGGAGGCTTTCTCCGCGCTGCTGGAGAAGGGGCAGCGGGCGGGGGAGATCTCCTCCACCCGTGACGCACGCGCTATCGGGAGTCAGCTGCTCGCCACGGTCGTCGGCCTACGGCTGATGGCGCGGGTCGCGGAAGGGCCGGAGCGTCTCGGCCGGGTGATCGACGCGACGGTCGACTCCCTCTGA
- a CDS encoding oxidoreductase, which produces MKLDLNGKTAVVTGASRGIGLATVRVLIDEGVRVVGAARTITPELKESGAFAVSADLSSPEGVAELMDGAFGELGGVDLLVNNVGAGDAVEPVGFLDTDDAQWQGVFDLNLLSAVRVSRAALPSLIERRGAIVNVSSINSRLPAAGPVAYSAAKAALTSLGKSLAEEFGPRGVRVNTVSPGVVRTAIWEDPDGFGGKVAAGAGAEHGEFLAQIPTAFNITSGRITEPGEVASLITFLLSDVAGNITGADHVIDGGTVKTV; this is translated from the coding sequence ATGAAGCTCGACCTCAACGGCAAGACCGCCGTCGTCACCGGTGCCAGCCGCGGGATCGGCCTGGCCACTGTCCGGGTGCTGATCGACGAGGGGGTGCGCGTGGTGGGCGCGGCCCGCACCATCACCCCCGAGCTCAAGGAGTCGGGAGCCTTTGCCGTGTCGGCGGACCTCAGCAGCCCGGAGGGGGTGGCCGAGCTCATGGACGGTGCCTTCGGCGAACTGGGCGGCGTCGACCTGCTGGTGAACAACGTCGGCGCGGGTGACGCCGTGGAGCCGGTCGGCTTTCTCGACACCGATGACGCGCAGTGGCAGGGCGTCTTCGACCTCAACCTGCTCAGCGCCGTCCGCGTCAGTCGCGCCGCGCTGCCGAGCCTGATCGAGCGCCGCGGCGCGATCGTCAACGTATCCTCCATCAACTCCCGCCTCCCCGCGGCCGGTCCCGTCGCCTACAGTGCGGCCAAGGCTGCGCTCACCTCGCTGGGCAAGTCGCTGGCCGAGGAGTTCGGGCCGCGGGGTGTCCGCGTCAACACCGTCTCGCCCGGCGTGGTGCGCACCGCCATCTGGGAGGACCCGGACGGTTTCGGCGGCAAGGTCGCGGCCGGAGCCGGGGCCGAGCACGGGGAGTTCCTCGCGCAGATCCCGACGGCGTTCAACATCACCAGTGGACGGATCACCGAGCCCGGGGAAGTGGCATCGCTGATCACGTTCCTGCTCTCGGACGTGGCGGGCAACATCACCGGTGCGGATCACGTGATCGACGGGGGCACGGTCAAGACGGTCTGA
- a CDS encoding WHG domain-containing protein → MVRAGLTVERLARAGAELADEVGFEQVTVSALARRFDVKAASLYSHLKNSQDLKTRIALLSLEELADRGAAALAGRAGKDALTALADVYRDYAREHPGRYAAAQLRLDPETAAASAGVRHAQMTRAILRGYDLTEPDQTHAVRMLGSVFHGYVSLEMTGGFSHSAPDSQETWERILDALDALLRNWPAS, encoded by the coding sequence ATGGTTCGTGCAGGACTGACCGTGGAGCGCCTGGCCAGGGCCGGGGCGGAGCTGGCCGACGAGGTCGGCTTCGAGCAGGTGACCGTCTCGGCGCTCGCCAGGCGCTTCGACGTCAAGGCCGCGAGTCTGTACTCGCACCTGAAGAACTCACAGGACCTCAAGACGCGCATCGCTCTCCTCTCCCTGGAGGAACTCGCCGACCGGGGCGCGGCCGCCCTCGCGGGACGGGCCGGGAAGGACGCGCTGACCGCGCTCGCGGACGTCTACCGCGACTACGCCAGGGAGCACCCCGGGCGCTATGCCGCGGCCCAGCTGCGGCTCGACCCGGAGACGGCGGCCGCCAGCGCGGGTGTCAGGCACGCGCAGATGACGCGGGCGATCCTGCGCGGCTACGACCTGACGGAGCCGGACCAGACCCACGCGGTCCGGATGCTGGGCAGCGTCTTCCACGGCTACGTCAGCCTGGAGATGACGGGGGGCTTCAGCCACAGCGCCCCCGACTCGCAGGAGACATGGGAACGCATCCTGGACGCACTCGACGCCCTGCTGCGGAACTGGCCCGCGTCCTGA
- a CDS encoding GDSL-type esterase/lipase family protein codes for MHTEHDWIITPITADILRGALDLEHTAHGVLPHRLPARARAQCADGQLAMAESQPSGVRLVFRSRATAIELDALPTKRDYVGAPPRPEGLYDLLVDGRLAGQASVSGGNTLTIDLTTGSTESRTGPVGTLRFTELPDGVKDIEIWLPHNETTELVELRTDAPIEPAPDRDRKVWLHHGSSISHGSDAASPTSIWPALAASLGGVELINLGLGGSALLDPFTARTLRDTPADLISIKIGINLVNADLMRLRAFGPAVHGFLDTIREGHPRVPLLVLSPILCPMHEDTPGPSAPDFGDLGSGRLLFRAMGDPAERASGKLTLSVIREELARIVEQRAAEDPHLHYLDGRELYGDADTAELPLPDQIHPDAATHRRMGERFAKLAFAADGAFGATAGGRGA; via the coding sequence ATGCACACCGAGCACGACTGGATCATCACACCCATCACCGCGGACATCCTGCGCGGCGCCCTCGACCTGGAGCACACCGCGCACGGCGTCCTGCCGCACCGGCTGCCCGCCCGGGCCCGTGCCCAGTGCGCCGACGGACAGCTGGCCATGGCGGAGTCCCAGCCCTCCGGCGTACGACTCGTCTTCCGCTCCCGGGCCACCGCCATCGAGCTGGACGCGCTGCCCACCAAGCGCGACTACGTGGGCGCCCCGCCCCGCCCGGAGGGCCTGTACGACCTGCTCGTCGACGGCCGCCTGGCCGGTCAGGCCTCCGTGAGCGGCGGCAACACCCTGACCATCGACCTGACCACCGGGTCGACCGAGAGCCGGACGGGACCGGTCGGCACCCTCCGTTTCACCGAACTGCCCGACGGCGTCAAGGACATCGAGATCTGGCTGCCGCACAACGAGACCACCGAACTCGTCGAGCTGCGCACCGACGCGCCCATCGAGCCCGCGCCGGACCGGGACCGCAAGGTGTGGCTGCACCACGGCAGTTCGATCAGTCATGGCTCCGACGCGGCGAGTCCCACCAGTATTTGGCCCGCGCTCGCCGCGTCCCTCGGCGGGGTGGAGCTGATCAACCTGGGCCTGGGCGGCAGCGCGCTGCTCGACCCCTTCACCGCCCGCACCCTGCGGGACACCCCCGCCGACCTGATCAGCATCAAGATCGGCATCAATCTGGTCAACGCCGACCTGATGCGGTTGCGCGCCTTCGGTCCCGCCGTCCACGGCTTCCTCGACACGATCCGTGAAGGCCACCCGAGGGTGCCGCTGCTGGTCCTCTCGCCCATCCTGTGCCCCATGCACGAGGACACGCCCGGCCCCAGCGCGCCGGACTTCGGCGACCTCGGCTCCGGGCGGCTGCTGTTCCGCGCCATGGGGGATCCGGCGGAGCGCGCGAGCGGGAAGCTGACGCTGAGTGTCATCCGCGAGGAGCTGGCCCGGATCGTGGAGCAGCGGGCGGCCGAGGACCCCCACCTGCACTACCTCGACGGCCGTGAGCTGTACGGGGATGCGGACACCGCCGAGCTTCCGCTGCCGGACCAGATCCACCCGGACGCAGCCACCCACCGTCGTATGGGCGAACGCTTCGCCAAGCTGGCCTTTGCCGCCGACGGGGCGTTCGGCGCGACTGCGGGCGGCCGAGGGGCGTGA
- a CDS encoding ankyrin repeat domain-containing protein: MDILNSLDPLAVSVTEVIRKGDVRALRQLLADQPALATSLISQDGPAAGRRSLLHIATDWPGHHPRADEVIATLVAAGADPNARFVGAHDETPLHWAASSDDVTALDALIAAGADIEAHGAVIGGGTPLADARGFGQWRAARRLLEHGARADLQDAATLGLLVQVEAFLAAPESPTGSAITSAFWGACHGGQLPTARLLLQQGAEVNWIGYDDMTALDIARTQGADDVVQWLMTQGAKGRADLG, translated from the coding sequence GTGGACATTCTCAACTCCCTGGATCCCCTGGCAGTTTCGGTGACCGAGGTGATCCGGAAGGGCGACGTCCGTGCGCTGCGTCAACTCCTGGCCGACCAGCCCGCGCTGGCCACCAGCCTGATCAGCCAGGACGGTCCCGCCGCCGGCCGGCGCAGCCTCCTTCACATTGCCACCGACTGGCCCGGCCACCACCCACGCGCCGACGAGGTCATCGCCACCCTCGTCGCCGCGGGCGCCGACCCCAACGCCCGTTTCGTCGGCGCCCACGACGAGACTCCGCTGCACTGGGCCGCCAGCAGCGACGACGTCACCGCGCTGGACGCGCTCATCGCCGCGGGCGCCGACATCGAGGCGCACGGAGCCGTCATCGGCGGCGGCACCCCGCTCGCGGACGCGCGGGGCTTCGGCCAGTGGCGGGCGGCGCGGCGCCTTCTGGAGCACGGTGCCCGAGCGGACCTGCAGGATGCCGCGACCCTTGGCCTGCTCGTCCAGGTGGAGGCCTTCCTCGCCGCGCCGGAGTCCCCCACCGGTTCCGCGATCACCAGCGCCTTCTGGGGCGCTTGCCACGGCGGCCAACTTCCCACCGCCAGGCTTCTGTTGCAGCAGGGCGCCGAGGTGAACTGGATCGGCTACGACGACATGACAGCCCTCGACATCGCCCGCACGCAAGGCGCCGACGACGTCGTCCAGTGGTTGATGACCCAAGGGGCCAAGGGGCGCGCCGACTTGGGGTGA